A region of the Paenibacillus sp. J23TS9 genome:
GATGTATTTATGATGAGCACAGCAAGCGGAATCGTGCCATTCTTCGTTAGAACAGTAATCCCAAATGCCACAAGAGCAGTAAATGTCCAGTAACAAACTGCACCGAGCAGTTTAGACCCTTCAAATGCAGGGGTGTATTCACCAAGAACAAGATGTGTGGCTGACAAAGTGGTCATAATAGCAACAACACTAAGCAGTATGCTGGTTACGGTCACAACGCCTGCCTTGGCCAGCAAAAAATGAAGCCTTGATGAAACAACCAATAAGCTTGTTACAATCTGTTGTCCTCCACCAGATTCACTGCTCTCTGTCACATACTCACTACTGACGGCAATTACTCCGAGAATAATGACACCTTGCACACCAAGAACTAATCCAATATATCCGACTTCCGATAGACGTGTGCTAACTCCAGCAATGATCTCTTCTTTTTGTGCCATACTGTCCAAGGCAGCAATAACCGCTGGGGCGACTGCTCCAATAAGAAAGGCAAGCCAAATGCCCGGCAGGGAGAACAATTTAGATAGTTCCGCGTTGAATGCCCTCATACCACGTCACCTGCTTTGTCAGATGTCAGGGCAAAAAAGGCTTCCTCCAGCGAGGAATGGTTACCAATTACTTGTTCCAATGTTCCATCTGCAACGATTTTTCCATGCTTAATAATCACCACATC
Encoded here:
- a CDS encoding ABC transporter permease — translated: MRAFNAELSKLFSLPGIWLAFLIGAVAPAVIAALDSMAQKEEIIAGVSTRLSEVGYIGLVLGVQGVIILGVIAVSSEYVTESSESGGGQQIVTSLLVVSSRLHFLLAKAGVVTVTSILLSVVAIMTTLSATHLVLGEYTPAFEGSKLLGAVCYWTFTALVAFGITVLTKNGTIPLAVLIINTSVVSFSFLLSKVTKLALYLPDRAGAEMFMFTSDRFLTPFTGGLVMFAWVVVIFIAAAIVFHRRDVAS